One part of the Coffea eugenioides isolate CCC68of chromosome 10, Ceug_1.0, whole genome shotgun sequence genome encodes these proteins:
- the LOC113750077 gene encoding protein HAPLESS 2, whose amino-acid sequence MGNVVGSVLGGVSEVLGKLLGHPLDFLSGKSCSSKCGPTWDLTCYIENFCIAQLLKLGLVVVLLYFVLVFFYLSYKLGICQCICHIICRSIWACCATWFSVLEFCCTFLCSKLDKHNRRRRRRRRDIEASAITSEDDLNDDEDDHGGRFTNQATKHISKRRKLLSGQKRHYREEHMRRALRPNSHRVHVGVSEESFRSKRRNSSKYHDHVNPVDHIRVTRTSKFAQKRGSFKGSMRH is encoded by the exons ATGGGGAATGTAGTTGGCTCAGTCCTCGGTGGAGTTTCTGAAGTTTTAGGGAAACTTTTAGGCCATCCACTTGATTTCCTATCTGGCAAATCTTGCAG TTCTAAATGTGGACCAACATGGGATCTCACGTGTTATATAGAAAACTTCTGCATTGCTCAATTGCTGAAGTTGGGTTTGGTCGTAGTTCTCTTGTACTTTG TTCTCGTATTCTTCTACTTGTCATACAAGTTGGGTATTTGCCAATGCATCTGTCATATCATCTGCAGAAGCATATGGGCATGCTGTGCTACCTGGTTCTCTGTGCTAGAATTTTGTTGCACTTTCTTATGTTCCAAGCTTGACAAGCACAACAGGAGAAGGAGAAGGCGAAGAAGAGATATTGAAGCATCAGCAATTACGAGTGAGGATGATCTtaatgatgatgaagatgatcaTGGAGGGCGTTTTACAAATCAAGCAACAAAGCACAtctcaaaaagaagaaaattgctaTCTGGTCAGAAAAGACATTATAGAGAAGAACATATGAGGAGGGCGTTGAGGCCTAATAGTCATCGAGTACATGTGGGAGTTAGTGAGGAATCATTTCGTTCAAAAAGGAGGAACTCCAGCAAGTATCATGATCATGTTAATCCTGTTGATCACATTAGAGTAACTAGAACCTCAAAGTTTGCTCAAAAAAGGGGTAGCTTCAAGGGTTCAATGCGCCATTAG